In Candidatus Acidiferrales bacterium, the genomic stretch GGGGCGAGCCGCGGCCAACAAAAGGGGGCCGACGGAAGCCCCACCCAAAATATCTATCGCTGGGCGAACGAACAGACCAAAGGTGACCATGGTGGAAATGGGGTTGCCGGGCAGACCGAAGAAGAAGTGGTCCCGACAGCGTCCGAAAACAGTCGGCTTCCCCGGTCGTATGGCGACTGCATCAAAGAAAAATTCGGCTCCCAAGTCGCGGAGAACCGCCTCCACCAGATCGTACTTTCCCATGGAGACGCCCCCGCTGATCACCAAAATATCGGCCTCCAAGCCTTGCAAGATTCGCTTGCGAAGGGCACTGATTTCATCGGGTGAATTCCCGAGCGAAACGGCTTCCCCACCGGCCATTTCCACTAAGCCCGCAAGCGAGAAGGAATTGCTGTTACGAATCTGAAAAGCACCAGGAGTCTGGGAGGCGTCCACGACCTCATCGCCAGTAGAGAGAACGGCCACCGTGGGCATGCGGAAGACAGTTGGGCGATCCACTCCAACCTGAGCCATGAGGGCGATGTCGGTGATTCGTATGCGGGAGCCGCCGGGTATTAACACGTCTCCCCGCTTTGACTCTGCACCGCGCTCCACCACATTTTCGCCGCATGCAACGCCTCGCTGGATAGAAACGTAATCCTCCTTGCGCGAGGTGAATTCGATCATGACCACGGCATCAGCACCTTCCGGCAGGGGCGCTCCAGTCATGATTTGGACGCATTGACCAGGACCCAAGACACCCTTGAAGTGCTGCCCTGCCTTGATCTCCCCAACACAGGTCAAGAGGGACGAGCCGGACAGCAGGTCAACGCTCCGAACGGCATAACCGTCACGAACGGATCGGTGAAATGGGGGATAGTCACGATCGGAAACGACGGGCTGGGCGAGGACACGGTTGAGACTTTCGCCGAGGCGGATAGATTCGACGGATGCTCTCTGCGCTCCGGTCGAGATGACCTCGATGACTCGGGCGCGAGCTTCCTCAAATCGAAGCATTATGGCAAGAACTTTTCAAGCCGAGAGCCACGAACGAGAATACTTTGCCCGCGCTCCGGCCCAGTTGATACCAGACCGATCTCCACGCCGGTTTGATCAGAAATGAAGCGCAAGTAGTCCCGCGCCCGTTGGGGGAGCTGAGAATATTCATTGATCCCAAGAGTAGAAGACTGCCATCCTGCCAAGTTTTGGTATATGGGGGTGAGCTCTTCGAAGAGTTCGGCCGTAGCGGGCATTTCGGTTACGAGAGCGCCCTTGCAACGGTAGCCGGTGCAGACGGGAATCTCCGCGAGCGAATCGAGAATGTCCAATTTTGTGACAATCCAAGAATCGAGGCCGTTAATCATGGCACTGTAGCGAAGCACCATCAAATCCAGCCATCCGCAACGCCGCGGTCGTCCGGTGACGGCGCCATATTCATTGCCGCGCTCGCGCATCTGCTGAGCGATTTCCCCCGTGACCTCGGTCGGAAACGGGCCGCTGCCCACACGAGTGGTATAGGCCTTCGTAACACCAACCGCGGCTGAAATCCTGGTCGGCGGCATCCCGAGGCCAGTGCACGCTCCGCCAGCGGAAGCATTCGAGGAAGTAACAAAAGGGTAGGTGCCATGATCTATATCGAGCATCGTCCCTTGAGCACCTTCGAAGAGCACCGATTTCCCTTCTTGCATGACCTTAGAAAGCAACACGGTAGTATCCGTAACAAAAGGGGCAATTTTGGCGCCGAGGCCAAGATACTCTTCAATCAGCTCTAAAGGATTGATCGGGTGAGTAACTTCTGAGGAGCGAAACAAGGCCTCATTTTCGGCGAGGACAGTCGCCACTTTCTTGGAAAAGAGGTCGGTTCGAAGCAAATCGGCAACGCGGACACCGCGGCGCCGCATTTTATCTTCGTAGGCGGGACCAATGCCGCGGCAAGTGGTACCGAGTTTATCGGCGCCGCGGGCCGATTCAGTGGTTCTCTCCCAACTTTGATGGTAGGGGAAAATGAGGTGGGCGCGATTGGAAATAAAGAGTCGTCCAGCCGGTTCCACGCCGGCGGCGCGCAAACTCTGCAACTCATCGCACAGCGCATTGGGGTCGATGACCACGCCCGGGCCAATGACCGCCCACTTCCCCGGCCGGAGGATTCCGCTCGGGACAAGTTGCAGGATAAACTTTTTGTCGCCAATCACAACCGTATGGCCGGCATTGTGGCCGCCCTGATAGCGGGCCACGACATCAAAGTGCTCCGCGAGCAGATCAACGACTTTTCCCTTGCCTTCGTCCCCCCATTGCGCGCCCACGACGACTACGTTTCCCATGGAAGCCTTAACTCCACACCGGTTCCGCCTAAACAAGGCGGGGAAAAGCACCCAAGGGCGGGTGAGAAGACATTTATGCTAGCCCCGAGCGATGGAATCCGCAAGCACGCAGGACCAAACTGCTGTTCCCCTGAGCCGCCGGGGTTCCAGCCAGTCCTGGATAGCTGTTGAACTTCAGCCCCGAGAGGGTGAGCGGCAGGCGCAGAGGATTCAGGCGATACACGGGAATCTTTCTCCACGCTGTATAGGCAACATTCGGTTGGGCCAGCGCTAAGGGGTAAGGTGACGCTCCAGCACCTTCTCGACGGCTTCCTTGGGGACCGCACCAACGATCTGATCTTTGATCTCGCCCTTTTTGAACAAAAGCAGGGTAGGAATGCCACGAATGTTGTACCGCCCCGGCGTCGCCAGGTTTTCATCCACATTCAACTTCACAACTTTGAGGCGGCCCCGGTACTCTTGAGCAATATCCTGAACCACAGGTGCGAGCGCATGGCAAGGCTGGCACCATTCAGCCCAAAAGTCGACCAGAACAGGAATGGTTGACTGGAGAACTTCTCCCTCGAAATTGGCATCATTCACGTGAGTGACATCCGATGACATCCATTGCCTCCAGGCACCGAAAATCGGGAAAACCACTATACATTAGATGAGGGTGAGGCTGCTACGATTCTGGCCGTCCGCAAGGATTCATAGAGGCGGGCATACTGCTCGGCCGATCGCTGCCATGAAAAGTCGCGTGACATTGCGTTCAGTTGGAGCTGTCGCCAAGCTCGCGGGTCTCTATAGAGGTTCAGAGCAAGAGCCAGGCAGTCGAGGAGAGCCTGGCCAGAGTATTTCCGGAATTTGAAGCCAGTGCCCTGGCCGGTTGCAGGATCAAAGGGTTCGATGGTGTCCTGGAGGCCACCGGTGGCCCGAACCACGGGGATGGTTCCATACTTGAGGCTGTAAATCTGATTGAGACCGCAAGGCTCGTAACGCGATGGCATAAGGAAAATGTCGGCCCCCGCCTCAATTTTGTGGGCGAGGGCATTGTCATAGGCAATGCGCACAGCGATCTTGTTGGGATAGAGTCGAGCCATCTCTCGAAACATTTCCTCATAGGCAGGTTCCCCCGTCCCCAGAGCCACGATCTGGAGGTCAAAACGAACCAAGCGGTCAGCGACGTCGGCCACGAGGTCAAATCCCTTTTGCCGCGTGAGCCTGGAGACAATGCCGATCAGAGGTCTGCCCAGGTCGTCAGCCGGCAACCCAAACGATTCCAAGAGATCGCGCTTGCAGATTAGCTTCTTCTCAAGACTATCCGAATCATAGTTCGATCGAATGTAACGATCCAACAACGGATCCCAATCGGTGTAGTCCACACCGTTCAGGATGCCCGTCAACGAGCCCGAACGGCTTCGAATGACTCCCTCGAGACCATATCCATGCTCTTCTGTTTGGATCTCAGCAGCGTAGGTCTTGCTTACCGTAGTTATCGCATCGGAAAAAAGGAATCCGCCTTTCAGATAGTTGACCTGGCCCCAAAATTCCAAGGCATCGATGCGGAAAAGAGATTCCGGAAGGCCGAGGTCGGCAAGGCAAGACTTCGGGAACAGTCCCTGATAGCCCAGATTATGCAGGGTAAGGACGACAGGCAGACCTTCGAGAGCGGGGTCTTCTTGATAAAGGCTATGCATCAAGGTGGGAACCAACGCTGTCTGCCAGTCGTGGCAGTGGAGCACATCGGGACGAACGAGTCGTTTAATCAACTCAATCACTGCGCGGGATAAGAGAGCAAATCGAGCAGCATTATCGGGGTAATCTCCGGCTGAGGTTTGATAGAGTTGATCACGATCGAAATACTGCGGGTCATCTATAAAGAAAAACTGCACCCTGTCCGCCTTGCCCCCGTCCACCACTCCGGGGAAACGCAAGGTGGAACCCATTGGAATCGTAAGGCTACGAATCAGCACCGGCTGTCCTTGCATCCCGCGATAGCGCGGCAAAACGACCGCCACTTCGTGACCGAGTCGGGCCAACGCCTTCGGAAGAGCTCCAACCACATCGGCCAGTCCCCCCGTCTTGGCGAAAGGAGTGGCCTCGGATGCGGCAAAAAGGATGCGCATGGCAAATACCCTGAGGGGGCGCACCGTACGGTAGCGAACGCTTCCCACACTGTCAAGGAACCAACCGCCTATTACCAAGGTTTTGCATGGTAGAATTTCTTTCCTATGACTGGCGGAAGCCGCAGGCCGCTTGGCCAGCACTTTCTGGTTGACGCCAGCGTTAGCAAAAGAGTGCTCACTGAGCTTTGCCCACAACCCGGCCAGGCATGGCTAGAAATTGGACCCGGCCATGGCGGGCTCACCCGCGAGATAGCTCAGGCTGGAGCAGACGTTCTAGCAGTCGAATTAGATTCTGCTCTCGCCGCTCAGCTTCAGCAGAGGACCACTAACCTTGCAAATCTGCGTGTGCTGACAGGCGATATCCTGGCAATCGATCTAGAAAAAGAATTGGCAGTTTATGCAAAGCCCGTCCACATTTACGGGAGTCTGCCTTACTACATTACCTCTCCCATCTTGAGCCGACTCTTTCACCTGATGGACAAGGTCGCGGACGCAACCATCGTGGTGCAGCATGAAGTG encodes the following:
- the glp gene encoding gephyrin-like molybdotransferase Glp, which translates into the protein MLRFEEARARVIEVISTGAQRASVESIRLGESLNRVLAQPVVSDRDYPPFHRSVRDGYAVRSVDLLSGSSLLTCVGEIKAGQHFKGVLGPGQCVQIMTGAPLPEGADAVVMIEFTSRKEDYVSIQRGVACGENVVERGAESKRGDVLIPGGSRIRITDIALMAQVGVDRPTVFRMPTVAVLSTGDEVVDASQTPGAFQIRNSNSFSLAGLVEMAGGEAVSLGNSPDEISALRKRILQGLEADILVISGGVSMGKYDLVEAVLRDLGAEFFFDAVAIRPGKPTVFGRCRDHFFFGLPGNPISTMVTFGLFVRPAIDILGGASVGPLLLAAARP
- a CDS encoding adenylosuccinate synthase, giving the protein MGNVVVVGAQWGDEGKGKVVDLLAEHFDVVARYQGGHNAGHTVVIGDKKFILQLVPSGILRPGKWAVIGPGVVIDPNALCDELQSLRAAGVEPAGRLFISNRAHLIFPYHQSWERTTESARGADKLGTTCRGIGPAYEDKMRRRGVRVADLLRTDLFSKKVATVLAENEALFRSSEVTHPINPLELIEEYLGLGAKIAPFVTDTTVLLSKVMQEGKSVLFEGAQGTMLDIDHGTYPFVTSSNASAGGACTGLGMPPTRISAAVGVTKAYTTRVGSGPFPTEVTGEIAQQMRERGNEYGAVTGRPRRCGWLDLMVLRYSAMINGLDSWIVTKLDILDSLAEIPVCTGYRCKGALVTEMPATAELFEELTPIYQNLAGWQSSTLGINEYSQLPQRARDYLRFISDQTGVEIGLVSTGPERGQSILVRGSRLEKFLP
- the rsmA gene encoding 16S rRNA (adenine(1518)-N(6)/adenine(1519)-N(6))-dimethyltransferase RsmA, whose amino-acid sequence is MTGGSRRPLGQHFLVDASVSKRVLTELCPQPGQAWLEIGPGHGGLTREIAQAGADVLAVELDSALAAQLQQRTTNLANLRVLTGDILAIDLEKELAVYAKPVHIYGSLPYYITSPILSRLFHLMDKVADATIVVQHEVAQRLVARPGSRAYGFLSVEAQWFATCRILFRIAPHAFRPKPKVWSALVRLAPPGRKQDLKVVNAEQFLEFVGLCFRQKRKTLLNNLRGRYGGEKVLTALMLNHLKNKTRAEELSVEELAHLFQLLHV
- the glgA gene encoding glycogen synthase GlgA, translated to MRILFAASEATPFAKTGGLADVVGALPKALARLGHEVAVVLPRYRGMQGQPVLIRSLTIPMGSTLRFPGVVDGGKADRVQFFFIDDPQYFDRDQLYQTSAGDYPDNAARFALLSRAVIELIKRLVRPDVLHCHDWQTALVPTLMHSLYQEDPALEGLPVVLTLHNLGYQGLFPKSCLADLGLPESLFRIDALEFWGQVNYLKGGFLFSDAITTVSKTYAAEIQTEEHGYGLEGVIRSRSGSLTGILNGVDYTDWDPLLDRYIRSNYDSDSLEKKLICKRDLLESFGLPADDLGRPLIGIVSRLTRQKGFDLVADVADRLVRFDLQIVALGTGEPAYEEMFREMARLYPNKIAVRIAYDNALAHKIEAGADIFLMPSRYEPCGLNQIYSLKYGTIPVVRATGGLQDTIEPFDPATGQGTGFKFRKYSGQALLDCLALALNLYRDPRAWRQLQLNAMSRDFSWQRSAEQYARLYESLRTARIVAASPSSNV
- the trxA gene encoding thioredoxin, with the protein product MSSDVTHVNDANFEGEVLQSTIPVLVDFWAEWCQPCHALAPVVQDIAQEYRGRLKVVKLNVDENLATPGRYNIRGIPTLLLFKKGEIKDQIVGAVPKEAVEKVLERHLTP